One region of Budorcas taxicolor isolate Tak-1 chromosome 3, Takin1.1, whole genome shotgun sequence genomic DNA includes:
- the POU3F1 gene encoding POU domain, class 3, transcription factor 1, with protein MATTAQYLPRGPGGGAGGTGPLMHPDAAAAAAAAAAAERLHAGAAYREVQKLMHHEWLGAGAGHPVGLAHPQWLPTGGGGGGDWAGGPHLEHGKAGGGGTGRADDGGGGGGFHARLVHQGAAHAGAAWAQGGTAHHLGPAMSPSPGAGGGHQPQPLGLYAQAAYPGGGGGGLAGMLAAGGGGAGPGLHHALHEDGHEAQLEPSPPPHLGAHGHAHGHAHAGGLHAAAAHLHPGAGGGGSSVGEHSDEDAPSSDDLEQFAKQFKQRRIKLGFTQADVGLALGTLYGNVFSQTTICRFEALQLSFKNMCKLKPLLNKWLEETDSSSGSPTNLDKIAAQGRKRKKRTSIEVGVKGALESHFLKCPKPSAHEITGLADSLQLEKEVVRVWFCNRRQKEKRMTPAAGAGHPPMDDVYAPGELGPGGGSASPPSAPPPPPPAALHHHHHHTLPGSVQ; from the coding sequence atGGCCACCACCGCGCAGTACTTGCCGCGGGGCCCCGGCGGCGGAGCCGGGGGCACAGGACCGCTTATGCACCCGGATGCCgcggcagcagcggcagcggccGCGGCCGCCGAGCGGTTGCACGCGGGGGCCGCGTACCGCGAAGTGCAGAAGCTGATGCACCACGAGTGGCTGGGCGCGGGCGCGGGCCACCCAGTGGGCCTAGCGCACCCCCAGTGGTTACCCacgggaggaggcggcggcggggaCTGGGCCGGCGGCCCGCACCTGGAACACGGCAAGGCGGGAGGCGGCGGCACCGGCCGAGCCGACGACGGTGGCGGAGGCGGCGGTTTCCACGCGCGCCTGGTGCACCAGGGGGCGGCCCACGCGGGCGCGGCATGGGCGCAGGGCGGCACGGCACATCACTTGGGCCCCGCCATGTCTCCGTCGCCAGGGGCCGGCGGGGGCCACCAGCCCCAACCGCTGGGGCTGTACGCGCAGGCGGCCTAccccgggggcggcggcggcggcctggCCGGGATGCTGGCGGCGGGCGGTGGCGGTGCGGGGCCGGGCCTGCACCACGCGCTGCACGAGGACGGCCACGAGGCGCAGCTGGAGCCGTCGCCTCCGCCGCACCTGGGCGCCCACGGACACGCACACGGACATGCACACGCTGGCGGCCTGCACGCGGCGGCGGCGCACCTGCACCCGGGGGCGGGCGGCGGTGGCTCGTCGGTGGGCGAGCACTCGGACGAGGACGCGCCCAGCTCGGACGACCTGGAGCAGTTCGCCAAGCAGTTCAAGCAGCGGCGCATCAAGCTGGGCTTCACGCAGGCCGACGTGGGGCTGGCGCTGGGCACGCTGTACGGTAACGTGTTCTCGCAGACCACCATCTGCCGCTTCGAGGCCCTGCAGCTGAGCTTCAAGAACATGTGCAAGCTCAAGCCGCTGCTCAACAAGTGGCTGGAGGAGACCGACTCGTCCAGCGGCAGCCCCACCAACCTGGACAAGATCGCGGCGCAGGGCCGCAAGCGCAAGAAGCGCACGTCCATCGAGGTGGGGGTCAAAGGCGCGCTCGAGAGTCACTTTCTCAAGTGCCCCAAGCCCTCGGCGCACGAGATCACAGGCTTGGCCGACAGCCTACAGCTGGAGAAAGAGGTGGTGCGGGTCTGGTTCTGCAACCGGCGGCAGAAGGAGAAGCGCATGACCCCGGCTGCCGGCGCCGGCCACCCGCCCATGGACGACGTTTACGCCCCCGGCGAGCTGGGGCCCGGCGGGGGCAGCGCGTCGCCGCCCTcggcgcccccgccgcccccgccggccgctctgcaccaccaccaccaccacacactgCCGGGCTCCGTGCAGTGA